In the Chelonoidis abingdonii isolate Lonesome George chromosome 13, CheloAbing_2.0, whole genome shotgun sequence genome, one interval contains:
- the OTOP2 gene encoding proton channel OTOP2, with protein sequence MTEEPVRTDSEICLEDSIMGSGQREDKDSTASSPTGSLHHHPHSPPLTHNPKEIWKKGGRMFSVLLAINLVLLACTLVSSAAFNKVAVHDYDVFFMLTIIMLICIAWILFYLIVTAKRRDAILYKDSHAGPVWLRGGLVLFAIFTLVMDVFKTGYYSSFLNCLSAIKIIYPLVQAVFVIIQTYFLWISAKDCVHVHLDVTRCGLMLTLTTNLAVWMSAVTDESVHKAHTKFQNITEGTQRWIMKAGTASGSIESCSCDSEICQIFQSGYFWLYPFNIEYSLFASAMLYVMWKNVGRLIDHHTHHIHHLKFRLFRRTFFVGIILGLFILVSGLAVLIIYEVQVNSSSQPDKKDEALIMYYTFNIVCLSLMSLVCIGGSIVYRFDKRDMDHHKNPTRTLDMALLLGAALGQYAISYYSIVAVVASTPRDAISALNLTYSLLMIAQHTFQNIFIIEGLHRQPPEDDHKIHPHWKDLYGLTFVNINAVSLRVPESGSAQPSPLPHSQGAVAIQPSDVVQSIIVPKKVKWRRKFLKEISVFLLLCNIILWIMPAFGARPQFDNDKELNFYGYSMWAAIVDICLPFGIFYRMHAVASLLEVYIMS encoded by the exons ATGACAGAGGAGCCTGTGCGGACAGACAGTGAGATCTGTCTCGAAGACTCCATCATGGGTTCCGGTCAGAGAGAAGACAAGGACAGCACTGCCTCCAGCCCAACAGGCTCCTTGCACCACCATCCACACTCGCCCCCCTTGACACACAACCCCAAGGAGATCTGGAAGAAAGGAGGCCGCATGTTCTCGGTCCTGCTGGCCATCAATTTGGTGCTACTGGCCTGCACCCTGGTGAGCAGTGCGGCCTTCAACAAGGTAGCTGTGCATGACTACGACGTGTTTTTCATGCTGACTATCATAATGCTGATCTGCATTGCCTGGATCCTCTTCTACCTCATCGTCACCGCCAAGCGCCGGGACGCCATCCTCTACAAGGACTCCCATGCAGGACCTGTCTGGCTGAGAG GAGGCCTGGTTTTGTTTGCCATTTTCACCCTTGTGATGGACGTGTTTAAAACTGGGTATTACTCCAGCTTCCTCAACTGCCTCTCCGCCATCAAAATCATCTACCCTCTCGTGCAGGCTGTGTTTGTGATTATCCAG ACGTACTTTCTGTGGATTTCTGCCAAAGACTGTGTTCACGTGCACCTGGACGTTACCAG GTGTGGCTTGATGCTGACGTTGACCACTAACCTAGCTGTGTGGATGTCAGCCGTAACGGATGAGTCCGTGCATAAAGCACACACAAAATTCCAGAACATAACAGAAGGAACACAAAGATGGATCATGAAAG CTGGAACCGCAAGTGGCTCAATAGAAAGCTGTAGCTGTGACAGCGAAATTTGCCAGATCTTCCAGAGTGGCTATTTTTGGTTGTACCCCTTCAACATTGAGTACAGTCTTTTTGCCTCTGCCATGCTGTACGTGATGTGGAAGAACGTTGGACGCCTCATAGACCACCACACCCACCACATCCACCACCTGAAGTTCAGGCTCTTCAGGAGGACCTTCTTTGTGGGCATCATTTTGGGGCTGTTCATACTAGTGAGCGGCCTGGCTGTCCTTATTATTTATGAGGTGCAGGTGAatagcagcagccagccagacaAGAAGGACGAAGCACTCATCATGTATTACACCTTCAACATAGTTTGTCTGAGCCTGATGTCTCTTGTCTGCATCGGAGGTTCCATTGTCTACAGGTTTGATAAGAGAGACATGGACCACCACAAGAATCCAACCAGGACTTTAGACATGGCGTTATTGCTGGGGGCTGCCTTGGGGCAATATGCTATCTCCTACTATTCCATTGTGGCTGTGGTGGCCAGCACTCCAAGGGATGCCATAAGTGCCCTCAACTTGACCTACTCGCTGCTGATGATCGCCCAGCACACCTTCCAGAACATCTTCATCATCGAAGGCCTTCATCGGCAGCCCCCGGAAGACGACCACAAAATTCATCCTCACTGGAAGGACCTATATGGACTCACCTTTGTCAACATCAATGCCGTATCCCTCCGCGTCCCCGAAAGCGGCAGTGCCCAGCCATCCCCCTTGCCCCACAGTCAAGGTGCGGTAGCGATCCAGCCTTCAGACGTGGTGCAGTCCATAATAGTCCCCAAGAAGGTGAAATGGAGAAGGAAGTTCCTAAAGGAGATCTCTGTGTTCCTGCTCCTGTGCAACATAATT